A window of Verrucomicrobiota bacterium genomic DNA:
CATCCTTGGGACGAGCCAAGCCGTCGTCGCCGACGCCGTGCACAGTCTCTCGGACGTGTCGACTGACCTCGCTGTGCTCTTCGGCGTCAAGTACTGGTCGGCCCCGCCCGATGCGGAGCATCCCTACGGCCACCGCCGGATCGAGGCGCTGATCACCACGGCGATCGGGCTGGCGCTGGCCGGCGTCGCCATTGGCATTGCCTACCACGCGCTGACAACCGTGCGCCAGCTCCACGTCCGGCCGCCGACGTGGATCGCCCTGATGGGCCCGCTGCTCTCCATCGTGCTCAAGGAATGGCTGTACCGCTGGACCGTGGCCGTCGGCCGGCGTGCCCGCTCGTCGGCCGTCATTGCCAACGCGTGGCACCATCGCTCCGACGCGCTCAGCTCGCTGCCCGCGCTGGCGGCCGTCGCCTTCTCGTTGATCGATCCCGAGTGGGCCTTCGTTGACCATGTCGGCGCGCTCGTCGTCTCGCTGTTCATCCTCAACGTGTCGTGGAACATCGTTGCGCCGTCGTTGGCCGAGCTGACCGACTGCGGCGGCACCGCCCAGGACCGTGCTGACATCCGGCGCATTGTGCGTGCCGTGCCAGGTGTACGCGGGCTGCACGCCCTCCGCACTCGTCGCGTCGGCGCCCACCTCCATGTCGACCTCCATATTCAGGTCGACCCCGAACTGACCGTCCGCACCGGCCACGGCATCTCCGAAGACGTCAAACACGCGCTGCTCGAACAAGATCCCCGGATCCTCGATGTCGTCGTGCACCTCGAGCCGGTGGAGTGAAGCCCATGAGCGAGTATGCTGATGTTCTGAATCGTATTGCCGCTTCCACGGGCGCAATCTTTCGACCCGCGGCTGAGACGGACCTGGAATCGCTCCGAAGTCTTCATGTGCCCCCGGCCATCATCGACTTCTACGCGAAGCACGAACCGGAGCACTGGGTCGATGGCCAAGTGCGTCTTTGGACCATCGGCCGGATCATGGAAGAGAACCGTGACATGGTCCCGGGCTGTTATCTTGTCGCCCATGGGTATGTCGTCTTTGCGTCAACGATCTACGGGGATCCCTATTGTTTCGACACCCATTATCTCGACGCGCTGGGTGTGCCGCGTATTGTGCTGATCTCACACGAGTTCATTGGCGAGGATGTGACGGCGGAACAAGCTGCGCGATACGCCAAACCGGTCGCCGCCGATCTCCATGAGCGTCTCGAGCGCTTCGCGGCGGGCAATCTCGACGACGAATGTCTCTACGAGTAAGCGTGAGTCCTGGGTCTTACGCTCCAGTGCTCACCTGATACGAGTAGAGAAAAACCGTCAACAAGGCCGCTTGAGCGGCTTCTCCCGATTTGCATAAGCCAGCCCCCCAGGACTGGTGTCACGACAACGCCAACATCATCCTGGCGCCCGTTTTGGCGGGCTTACTCAGGGATCGCGATGGGCGCTCAAGCGTCAGTCGCTATGCAACAAAACCCTTCGACCGCTTGTCCGGGTCGAAGGGCTTTTGTTTCTGCTCTGTGTTGTCGAACGGCTACCTGAACTCGAGGTGGTCGCCGTTGACGGTGACGGTGAGCGTCTCGCGGCCTTTGAGGCCGCCGCGCAGGATCTCCTCGGCGAGCGCGTCCTCGAGGTGGCGCTCGATGGCACGGCGCAGCGGGCGGGCGCCGAACTTGTCGCTGAAGCCCTCGTCGATGAGGAAGGCGCGGGCTTTCTCGGTGACGTTGAGCTTGACGCCCTGTTTGGTGAGCCGCTTCTGCACCTTGCCGAGCTCAATGTCGAGGATCGGGTCGAAGTGCTCGCGCTCGAGCGAGCGGAACACGATCGTGTCGTCGAGGCGGTTGAGGAACTCCGGCTTGAAGATGCGCTTGACCTCGTCCATGATCTTGGACTTCATCCCCTTGTAGGAGTGCTCACCCTTCTCGGCGCCGAAGCCGACGGTGGTGTCCTTCTTGAGCAGATCGGCGCCGATGTTCGAGGTCATGATGACCACGGTGTTTCGGAAGTCCACGGCGCGGCCGAAGTTGTCGGTCAGCTTGCCCTCCTCGAGGACCTGGAGCAGGATGTGCGTTACATCGGGGTGCGCTTTCTCGATCTCGTCGAAGAGCACGACCGAGTAGGGCTTGCGGCGCACGGCCTCGGTGAGCTGGCCGCCTTCCTCGTAGCCGACGTAGCCGGGGGGCGAGCCGGTGAGCCGGCTCACGGCGAACTTCTCCATGTACTCGCTCATGTCGAGCGAGATCAACGCGTCCTCGTCGCCGAACATGAACTCGGCAAGCGCCTTGGCGAGCAGCGTCTTGCCCACCCCCGTCGGGCCGAGGAAGACGAACGAGCCGATCGGGCGGTTTGGATCCTTGATGTCGGCGCGCGCGCGGCGTAGCGCCTTGCTGATGGCGGCGATCGCCTCGTCCTGGCCGACGACGCGCTTGCGCAGGTCGTCCTCCATCCGGAGCAGCTTGGCCGAGTCGGCTTCCTCGAGCTTGGCCACGGGCACGCCCGTCCACTTGCTGACGATGTAGGCGATCTCTTCCTCGTCGACGATCATTTCCTTCTCGGCTTTGTCGTGCTCCCACTGGGCGAGCGTCTGTTCGTAGCTCGCCTTGATCTCGCGCTCGCGGTCGCGCAGCGCGGCAGCCTTCTCGTAGTCCTGGCGGGCAATGGCGAGCTCCTTCTCGTGCTTGACCTGCTGGAGCTCTTCCTCGATGGTCTTCACGTCGGGTGGGCGCGTCATGGCCAGGATGCGCGCGCGGGCGCCGGCCTCGTCGATGAGATCGATGGCCTTATCGGGCAGGTTGCGGCCCGTGACGTAGCGGTCGCTGAGCGTGGCGGCCATCACGAGCGCCGCGTCGGTGATCTTGATCTTGTGGTGGTCCTCGTAGCGCTGGCGCAGGCCCTTGAGGATCTCGACGGTCTCCTCGACCGTGGGCGCCGACACCTGGATGGTCTGGAAGCGGCGCTCGAGCGCGGCGTCCTTCTCGATGTACTTACGGTACTCGTCGAGCGTCGTGGCGCCGATGCACTGGAGCTCGCCGCGGCTCAGCGCCGGCTTGAGGATATTCGAGGCGTCGATGGCGCCCTCGGCGGCACCGGCGCCGACGATCGTGTGCAGCTCGTCGATGAACAGGATCACGTCCTGGCTCTTGCGGATCTCGTCCATGACGGCCTTGATGCGCTCCTCGAACTGGCCGCGGTACTTGGTGCCGGCCACCATGAGCGCCAAGTCGAGCGTGATGAGCCGCTTGTCGCGCAGAATCTCGGGCACATTGCCCACGACGATGCGCTGGGCGAGCCCCTCGACGATGGCCGTCTTGCCGATTCCGGCGTCGCCGAGCAGTGCCGGGTTGTTCTTGCGGCGGCGGCAGAGCACCTGGATGACGCGCTCGATCTCGTCATGGCGGCCGATGACCGGGTCGAGCTTGTTCTCCTCGGCCAGCTCGGTCAGGTCGCGCCCGAACGAGCGGAGCGCGGGATTCTTCTGCCCCTTTTTCTCGTTCTGGCCCTTGGCACCCGGGCCGAGCGATGGGGTGAAGCCCGACAGGATCTGGAGGATCTCCTGGCGCACCTTCTCGATGTCGACGTCGAGATTGCGCAGCACCTTGGCGGCCACGCCGTCGGTTTCCTGGAGCAGGCCGAGCAGGATGTGCTCGGTGCCGACGTAGTTGTGCTTGAGGTTCTGCGCCTCCTCGGCGGCGATTTCGTAGACGCGCGTGGCGCGCGGCGTGTGCGCCGGCTTGCCGACCACCTTGGTGCTTGGCCCGGCGCCGACGAGTTTCTCGACCTCGAGACGGATCGTGTCGAAATCGAGGTCGAGCTTGCGGAGCACGTCGACGGCGACGCCCTGGCCGAGCTTGATCAGCCCGAGCAAGATGTGCTCGGTGCCGATGTAGTTGTGGTTGAGGCGCTGGGCCTCCTTCTCAGCGAGCTTCTTGACCTGTTTGGCTCGGTTGGTGAAACGGTCCCACATGCGTCCTGTTGTCCCCTTGTCCTGCTTGTGCCGCTCACGGCGCCGGCCGCGAACGGTCGTGGTGCGCCCGCTCTATCGGATCGGGCGCCTCAGTTGTTCAGCAGCCGCTGGCGCAGCAGCGTGCCGCGCTCGATGTCGCGTACGGAGGCGTCGAGCACCTTGCCGCTGAGCTTCTGCAAGTGGGCCGGCTGAGTGAGGATGAATAGCTCATTGACCGACTGGCGGTCGAGGTTTTCTATCAGGCTCAGGTCAATGCCCATCCGCAACGTCGACAGATGGTCGATCGTCTCGCGTGAGGTGATGATATGCGCGTTGCGCAGAATGCCGGCGGCGCGGCCGACCTTGTCGAAGAGCGTCTCCGAACGGCTCTTGATGAGCGAGGCGCGCGCGTTCTTCTCGCTCTGGACGACTTGGCGGATCACCTTCTCGAGGCTCGTGATGAGCTCTTCCTCGGTGCGGCCGAGGGTGACTTGGTTCGAGATCTGGAACAGGTTGCCGAACCACTCGGTTCCTTCGCCATACAGCCCGCGTACGGCCAAGCCGAGTTTGATGATCGCCTGGAGCACCTGATCGATCTGGCGGATCAGGATCAGCGCCGGCAGGTGCAACATGGCCGAGACCCGGATGCCCGTGCCGACGTTGGTCGGGCAGGCCGAGAGGTAGCCAAGCCGGGGCGAGTAGGCGTACTCGAGCCGCTTCTCGAGCTCGGAGTCGATCTCGGCGGCGATCGCGTAGCACTCGCGCAGCCGGAAGCCCGACAGCAGCACCTGGAACCGGACGTGATCCTCCTCGTTGATCATGAGGCTCATACTCTGGTCGGGGGAGACGAGGACCGCGCTCCCGGCGCCAGCGGCGGCCAGCTCGCGGCTCACCAAGTAGCGCTCGGCCAGGAACTGCTTGTCGAGATCGTCAATCTCATCCATCTTGAGCACGAGGCCGCCCTTGAACTGCTCGAGCTGGCTGACGGCGGCCGCGATGCGCTCGAGCACCTGGGCCTTCTCGTTGGGCGTGGCGCGGTTGGGGAAGATGCTGTTGGCCAGGTTGCGCGCCAGCCGCACGCGGCTCGAGAAGACAATGTCCGAGTCCGGCCCGTCGCCGCGCATCCAGGTATGTCCGGTCTTGACCAAGTCGTTGATGTTCATGGTTCGCTGCGTTCCGGCCCTTGGGGGGCGGCCTTCTGCTGCTGCTCCAGGCGTTTGATCTCGTCGCGCAGTTGCGCCGCGCGTTCGTATTCCTCGTTCTCGACAGCGCGCATGATCTCGCGGTTGAGCTCGGTAAGCCGCTTGGTCGTCGTGTCAATCATCGCGGCCGCCGACGGGCTCTTGCCGACGTGCTCGGTCTTCTTATGCACGTCGCTCAGAATCGGCTCGAGCTCCTCGCGGAACGTCTCATAACAATGCGGGCATCCGAGCCGGCCCACCTTGCGGAACCGGCTGAAGCTCAGACCGCAGAAATCGCACGTGAGCTCGGGCTCGCCCGCCTCCTTCTGGTGCGATTCGGTCAGCCCCTTGAGGATCTCGGCAACGCCGAAATGGGCGGCCACGCCGAGACCCTTCTCGCGAGCGCAGTGCTCGCAGAGGTTGAGCTTCTTCAGGTTGTTGTTGACGATCTCGGTGTAGTGGACCGTCGCCGGATTCTCTTTGCAGATGTCACACAGGTGCGGTTTTGCCATCGTCTGCCTCTATCCTGTCCCGGCCTCTTGCCCGTCCCGGTCTCTGGCCGGGCGTTATGCGGCCTCTGGGCCGCCTTCTACCGACACAGGCGTTCCTGGGCGCCCGTGGGCCGGACCTCCACACCATCCACATCGGTCAGTTTGTGGAATCCCTTGATGAGTTCGAGTGCGATTGGGCCAGGGTCGCCGCTCCCAATGGTCCGACCGTCAACCTTGATAACGGGGATGACTTCGGCTGCGGTTCCCGTCAGGAAGCACTCGTCGGCGGTGTACAGGTCGTGGCGCGTCAGCGCTGTCTCGACCACCTCGATCCCGCGCTCGCGCGCCAGGCCGATGACCGCGCCCCGCGTGATCCCTGCAAGGATGCCGCATTCCACCGACGGTGTTTTGAGCACGCCGCCCTTGACGATGAAGACGTTGTCGCCCGTGGCCTCGGCGACGAAGCCGTCGGCGTTGAGCATGAGCGCCTCCTCGTAGCCGGCGTTCAGCGCCTCGATTTTGGCGAGTACGTTGTTGAGGTAATTGAGCGATTTGATTCGCGGATTGACCGCTTCGGGCACGTTGCGCCGCGTGGCGATGGTGATGATCTCCATCCCGCGCTCGTAGAGCTCGGGCGCGTAGAGCATGATCGAGTCGACGATGATGATGACCTGCGGCTCGCTGCAGTTGTACGGGTTGAGCCCAAGTTTGCCCACGCCGCGTGTGACGATGAGACGGATGTAGCCGTCGGCCTTGCCGTGGGCGGCCACGGTTCGGACCACCGCGTCGATCATCTCCGCCTTCGTCATCGGCATGGCGAGCACGATCGATTGCGCCGACTCGTAAAGCCGGTCGATGTGCTCGACGAGCTTGAAGACGCGGTTCCTGTAGAACCGGATGCCCTCGAACACCCCGTCGCCGTAGAGCAGGCCGTGGTCGAGGACACTGATCCTGGCGTCCGGCCCGTCGCAGATCGTCCCGTTGATATAGACCTTCATATCACCTAGTCCTGGGTGTCGGCTCGCGCCCGGCCGGGCACGGCCGTGTGTGCTACCCGCGAAACTGCCTTCCCACTTATCACGTTACTCCACCGGCGCGAGCCAGTCAAGGGCCGCCAGGAGGCGGCTCCAAGGCCGCCAGGAGGCGGCTCCAAGGCCGCCAGGAGGCGGCTCCAAGGCCGCCAGGAGGCGGCTCAGAGTCCGTTTCCAGCCACGCCATTTGCGTCGACGATGATGCCATCGACCATGTGGAGCACGCGATCGGCCAGGCTCGCCAGGCCCTCGTCGTGGGTGACGATCACCATCGTCTGGCGGCGCTCGCGGTTGATCCTGCGCAGCATCTGGTGGATCTCGTTGCTGGTCGCGGTGTCGAGGTTGCCCGTCGGCTCGTCGGCCAGCAGCAACCGCGGCGCGTTCATCAACGCGCGGGCAATCGCCACGCGCTGCTGCTCGCCGCCCGAGAGCTGCGCGGTGCGGTGGTGAAGGCGTTCGCTCAGGCCGACGGCCTCGAGGAGCTCGATCGCCCGGTGGCGGGGGGAGTTTTCTGCCCCGCGCCTGCGGCCGATTCGTGCCGGAATGAGCACGTTCTCGATTGCAGTGAAGTCCGCCAGCAGGTGGTAGAACTGGAAGACGAATCCCACCTCTCGGTTGCGGAACCGCGACCGCACGGCGTCGCTGAGCGACGCCACATCCTGACCGTCAAAGAACACCTGCCCCGAGTCGGGCCGATCGAGTGTGCCTAGGATGTGCAAGAGCGTGCTCTTGCCCACGCCCGAAGCACCCATGATGACAAGCATCTCGCCCTCGCGCGCCGAGAGGCTCGCACCACGCAGCACGCTGAGCTGTTTCTGCCCAACGGGGTATGCTTTTACAAGATTTGTGCCAACGAGGAAGTCAGCCATGGCTTGTCCTAGCACCTCGCGCCGGCGGGACGCCGGCGCGGCACTCATTTACTCCCAACGCAAGGCCTCGGCCGGGCGCAGCCTCGCGGCGCTCACGGCCGGCACGATGCTCGCCACCACCGACCAGACAAGTGCGAAGCTCCAGATGATGGCCAGATCGGCCATCTGCACGGCGATCGGGATCGTCTCGTACAGGTCGAACAGCCCCGGCATGATCCAGTTGCGGATTGTGTTGAAGTTCTCCGACAACAGCAGGCCGCCGGCCGTGCCGAGCACGGTGCCGATCAGCCCGACGACGAGCCCGCTCAGTCCGAAGATCGCGGCCACGCTGCCCGACGAAGCGCCCATGGCGCGCAGGATGCCGATCTCGCGCCGCTTCTGCACCACCGTCATGCTCAGCCCGCTGATGATCGTGAAACCTGCCACCACGACGATGAGGATGACGAACATCGCCGTGATGAACCGCTCCTGCTTGACGATGCGGAACAGGTCCGGGTTGATCTCGCTCCACGTGACGACCTCGAACGGCTGGAACAGCAACTGCGCGCAGACGATGCGCGTCCCGTCGGCCGAGTAGCTGAGATCGCCGAGCGCGTTCTGCAGCCCATCAAGCGCCTCGGTCAGCGCCCCTCCGTCGCCGAGCGCCTCGTACGCGGCGTCAAGTTGCGCCTCGGCTACCGCGATCTGCGCGCGCAGCGGGTCCACGGCGTCGAGGACGTCCTGGATGGGGGCGAGGTTATCGAGCCCGCGAGTGCCTCCGAACCCGAGGCTACTCTCGATCGGCGCTGTGAGCGTGGGCAGCGCGCCGATCACGGCGACGATACCCGTGTCGAGGTCCTCGATGATTGCGCGTTGCTCATCGGTGAGCGTCTCGCCCGCGGCCTTGGCGAGGAGCGCGGTTCTGGCGGCATCGAGGGTCGTCGCGCCGCCGCCTACGAGGACCGAGAGCGTCTTGACCTCATCGAGGTAGCCCTCGATCAGCTCCTGGCGGCGCATCGTTTCAATCTTCGCCTTGAGGATTGGCTTGAGGCGGTCGGCCTGTCTGCTGTCGGCGAGTTTGATGCTCACGCGGTGGACGCTGCCGCCGAGGCCCTGGAGCACTTGGGCGACCTCGATCGTGGTGTAGACGCTCAGGTCTTGCTCAATGTTTCCGTAGCTGAAAATCCCCGCCACGTAGGCGTCGAGCGTCGACTCCTCCGGCCCGCGCAGGCCGGCGCGCGTTGACTCGATCTTGAGCGTCTCGCGAAGCGCGATGTTGCCCTTCTCGGCGATGCGCTGCCCGATGACGATCGGCACGTAGGGTGTGGGGACTGCCTCGCCTGGCTGCACGGGCACGAGCCGGCCGCCCTCCATCTTCATCGTCGTGAAGCTGAAGTCGCCTTCCTGGAGCTTGTGTTCGGCCAGGATCGTCGAGACGAGCCGCTCGCGCTCCGGATCGACGCCGCGCAGGTCAAACGGGTAGATGAGCTGGTCGATGCGCAGATTGACCTTGCCATAGACGAACGGGCTGGCGGCTTTGACGCCCTCGATCTCGGCGGCCGCCTTCTCGATGACGGCCTCGTCGTTCTCATCGACGGGCGCGAAGACTCGGCGCCCGCGCTCGATGCGCTCCTTGTAGGCGATCAGGTCCGAGTAATAGCCCGTGTAGGCGTTTGTGATCTGGTTGCCCAAGCCGGTCATGACGGCGACCACGGTGATGTAGGTCGTCACGCCGACGGCCAGCCCGAGGATCGAAAACAGCGTCGTGATCGAGACAAAGAGCCGCCCGCGCTTGGGGGCCAAGTAGCGCAGGCAAACGGCCAGCTCGAAACGCACCGATGTCTCCTCTCGCTCGAACAAAAAGACGGCGTGGTCGCGCAGCCTCGATCGCGCATGCCCCGCCGGTCGTGTCGCCCGTACTATGCTGATCCCTCAGCGGCCGTGTCAAGCCGAGAGGGTGCACGTCAGGATTGTGGGATGCGGTTGGCCTGTGGGGGCGGGGGCTTGTCGTTCCCAGAAGTCCTCGAAGAAGCCGAGAGAAGCCGAGAGGCCGCCTTGACCTTGGGGCAGTGGTGTGCCAAATAAACCGAATACATCGGCGGCGGAGATGAATCCGGCGGACAGGACCCGAAGGAGGCAGAGGATCGTGAACCGCACCGTGTGCACTTGCGCGGCTTTTCTCGTCATATTCGCGTGCCCGCGGGGCGCGGGCCTGTGTCCGGGAGCCGAGCCGAGTGTCGGCTGGGACGGCCTCCGTATCGAGGTCAACGCCCACGGCAACTTGGGCCACATCTACGTCGAACCCCGTTCTGACGAGGACTCCGAGCTCCTACGCCGCGCCGAGGCGAGCGGCGCGCGGGCCAATATCTGGCGCGTGGCGCTCGTGCTCGTGCCGACGCTCGACGTGACGTGGAAGGACTTCGACGGCACCGAGCGCCATACAGTGGCCGTGCTGACACCCGAGCAGATGGACAACGCCCGTCGCAGCTTCGAGCGGCTCGCGCGTCGGGTTCATGCGCTCAGCGGCGGCTGGCTCGCCTGGGAGACGCACCAGTTCGTCTTTCCCGAGTCCGTCGTCTACACGACGCCACCCGAGGAGAAGGGCTTCTTTTTCATTCCGCCGCTCAAAGAGCAGATGGTCGCCGCTTTCCCCGGCTGGAAGCCGAGGGAGTTCGACAGCGTCATCTGTGTCTTCCCGCCGGGCGACATGCCGCTGGACGCCTTCGGCCGCTCCTGGGGCCAGCTCCACGGGCCGCTCGCGGCGGGCGACGCGATGATCGCCTATGTCGCGGAGCGCCTCGGGCCGGATGGCGACATGTCCGGCGTGATGGAGCACGAGTGGCTCCACCAGGCCGAGTCAGTGATGATGGACAACCTCGGTTATGTCGGACTGCCCAATCTGCACGACGCCGGTCTGAGCGGCTACCGTGGTGACGACGCTGGCTTGCCCGGATGGACGGCCTGGAACCGTGACCTGATGCGGCGTCTCTACCGTCCGGCGATGTGGGCCAAGGCCGACATGAACCGCAAGCTGTGGTCGCAGCCGGCACCGACGTTCGAGGGCGGATTCGTCGTGCAATGGCTTGTGCGTGGCCCGTTCTCGAACCGGAACGCGGACGGCATGCCGATGATCGACCACGGGCTTGACACCGATTTCCTCGACGCCGCTGGTGCAGCACCGGAGTCCAGTGTTCTCCCCGCGCCGACGGAGACGGCTGAGATCCCCATCAAGGACAACGCGCTTTGGCGCGCACTCGACAAGACGGCCGACGTCGAGCCGCTGCCCGACGATGCAAGCGATCAGCAGCGCAGCGAGCGCGCGGCGCAGGAAGGGATTGTCGACTTCGGGCGCGCGTTCGATCCGAACACGTGCGGTGTCGCCTACGCCCACGTCTACGTCAAAGCCGAGCGGACGGAGGAGGTCGTGCTCTGGCTTGGCAGCGACGACGGGGTGAAGGTCTACCTCAACGGCCTCCTCGTGCACCGCAACCGCATCGACCGCGGCGTGGTCAAAGACCAGGACCGCGTACCTGTTCTGCTCAAGCGCGGCTGGAACCGGT
This region includes:
- a CDS encoding cation transporter; this encodes MPKTSADKTHQGTAGLEDQDAPRIRRVTWIGLLINVGLSGLKFVVGILGTSQAVVADAVHSLSDVSTDLAVLFGVKYWSAPPDAEHPYGHRRIEALITTAIGLALAGVAIGIAYHALTTVRQLHVRPPTWIALMGPLLSIVLKEWLYRWTVAVGRRARSSAVIANAWHHRSDALSSLPALAAVAFSLIDPEWAFVDHVGALVVSLFILNVSWNIVAPSLAELTDCGGTAQDRADIRRIVRAVPGVRGLHALRTRRVGAHLHVDLHIQVDPELTVRTGHGISEDVKHALLEQDPRILDVVVHLEPVE
- a CDS encoding SMI1/KNR4 family protein gives rise to the protein MSEYADVLNRIAASTGAIFRPAAETDLESLRSLHVPPAIIDFYAKHEPEHWVDGQVRLWTIGRIMEENRDMVPGCYLVAHGYVVFASTIYGDPYCFDTHYLDALGVPRIVLISHEFIGEDVTAEQAARYAKPVAADLHERLERFAAGNLDDECLYE
- a CDS encoding ATP-dependent Clp protease ATP-binding subunit, yielding MWDRFTNRAKQVKKLAEKEAQRLNHNYIGTEHILLGLIKLGQGVAVDVLRKLDLDFDTIRLEVEKLVGAGPSTKVVGKPAHTPRATRVYEIAAEEAQNLKHNYVGTEHILLGLLQETDGVAAKVLRNLDVDIEKVRQEILQILSGFTPSLGPGAKGQNEKKGQKNPALRSFGRDLTELAEENKLDPVIGRHDEIERVIQVLCRRRKNNPALLGDAGIGKTAIVEGLAQRIVVGNVPEILRDKRLITLDLALMVAGTKYRGQFEERIKAVMDEIRKSQDVILFIDELHTIVGAGAAEGAIDASNILKPALSRGELQCIGATTLDEYRKYIEKDAALERRFQTIQVSAPTVEETVEILKGLRQRYEDHHKIKITDAALVMAATLSDRYVTGRNLPDKAIDLIDEAGARARILAMTRPPDVKTIEEELQQVKHEKELAIARQDYEKAAALRDREREIKASYEQTLAQWEHDKAEKEMIVDEEEIAYIVSKWTGVPVAKLEEADSAKLLRMEDDLRKRVVGQDEAIAAISKALRRARADIKDPNRPIGSFVFLGPTGVGKTLLAKALAEFMFGDEDALISLDMSEYMEKFAVSRLTGSPPGYVGYEEGGQLTEAVRRKPYSVVLFDEIEKAHPDVTHILLQVLEEGKLTDNFGRAVDFRNTVVIMTSNIGADLLKKDTTVGFGAEKGEHSYKGMKSKIMDEVKRIFKPEFLNRLDDTIVFRSLEREHFDPILDIELGKVQKRLTKQGVKLNVTEKARAFLIDEGFSDKFGARPLRRAIERHLEDALAEEILRGGLKGRETLTVTVNGDHLEFR
- a CDS encoding protein arginine kinase is translated as MNINDLVKTGHTWMRGDGPDSDIVFSSRVRLARNLANSIFPNRATPNEKAQVLERIAAAVSQLEQFKGGLVLKMDEIDDLDKQFLAERYLVSRELAAAGAGSAVLVSPDQSMSLMINEEDHVRFQVLLSGFRLRECYAIAAEIDSELEKRLEYAYSPRLGYLSACPTNVGTGIRVSAMLHLPALILIRQIDQVLQAIIKLGLAVRGLYGEGTEWFGNLFQISNQVTLGRTEEELITSLEKVIRQVVQSEKNARASLIKSRSETLFDKVGRAAGILRNAHIITSRETIDHLSTLRMGIDLSLIENLDRQSVNELFILTQPAHLQKLSGKVLDASVRDIERGTLLRQRLLNN
- a CDS encoding UvrB/UvrC motif-containing protein; amino-acid sequence: MAKPHLCDICKENPATVHYTEIVNNNLKKLNLCEHCAREKGLGVAAHFGVAEILKGLTESHQKEAGEPELTCDFCGLSFSRFRKVGRLGCPHCYETFREELEPILSDVHKKTEHVGKSPSAAAMIDTTTKRLTELNREIMRAVENEEYERAAQLRDEIKRLEQQQKAAPQGPERSEP
- the ilvE gene encoding branched-chain-amino-acid transaminase, whose amino-acid sequence is MKVYINGTICDGPDARISVLDHGLLYGDGVFEGIRFYRNRVFKLVEHIDRLYESAQSIVLAMPMTKAEMIDAVVRTVAAHGKADGYIRLIVTRGVGKLGLNPYNCSEPQVIIIVDSIMLYAPELYERGMEIITIATRRNVPEAVNPRIKSLNYLNNVLAKIEALNAGYEEALMLNADGFVAEATGDNVFIVKGGVLKTPSVECGILAGITRGAVIGLARERGIEVVETALTRHDLYTADECFLTGTAAEVIPVIKVDGRTIGSGDPGPIALELIKGFHKLTDVDGVEVRPTGAQERLCR
- a CDS encoding ABC transporter ATP-binding protein; protein product: MADFLVGTNLVKAYPVGQKQLSVLRGASLSAREGEMLVIMGASGVGKSTLLHILGTLDRPDSGQVFFDGQDVASLSDAVRSRFRNREVGFVFQFYHLLADFTAIENVLIPARIGRRRGAENSPRHRAIELLEAVGLSERLHHRTAQLSGGEQQRVAIARALMNAPRLLLADEPTGNLDTATSNEIHQMLRRINRERRQTMVIVTHDEGLASLADRVLHMVDGIIVDANGVAGNGL
- a CDS encoding ABC transporter permease, which produces MRFELAVCLRYLAPKRGRLFVSITTLFSILGLAVGVTTYITVVAVMTGLGNQITNAYTGYYSDLIAYKERIERGRRVFAPVDENDEAVIEKAAAEIEGVKAASPFVYGKVNLRIDQLIYPFDLRGVDPERERLVSTILAEHKLQEGDFSFTTMKMEGGRLVPVQPGEAVPTPYVPIVIGQRIAEKGNIALRETLKIESTRAGLRGPEESTLDAYVAGIFSYGNIEQDLSVYTTIEVAQVLQGLGGSVHRVSIKLADSRQADRLKPILKAKIETMRRQELIEGYLDEVKTLSVLVGGGATTLDAARTALLAKAAGETLTDEQRAIIEDLDTGIVAVIGALPTLTAPIESSLGFGGTRGLDNLAPIQDVLDAVDPLRAQIAVAEAQLDAAYEALGDGGALTEALDGLQNALGDLSYSADGTRIVCAQLLFQPFEVVTWSEINPDLFRIVKQERFITAMFVILIVVVAGFTIISGLSMTVVQKRREIGILRAMGASSGSVAAIFGLSGLVVGLIGTVLGTAGGLLLSENFNTIRNWIMPGLFDLYETIPIAVQMADLAIIWSFALVWSVVASIVPAVSAARLRPAEALRWE